The Algoriphagus halophilus genome window below encodes:
- a CDS encoding adenylate kinase: protein MYNIVLFGPPGAGKGTQSEKLIQKYGLTHLSTGDLFRKHLGEGTELGLLAKKYMNEGHLVPDEVVIKMVEEKISETQDSQGFIFDGFPRTTAQAEALDKMLAKHELEISGMIALDVPQDILRERIKERGKTSNRADDQDDEKITTRIQVYMNETLPVASYYEKQGKFQKINGVGEISEIFNQITSVIDSY, encoded by the coding sequence ATGTATAATATCGTTTTATTTGGCCCTCCAGGTGCGGGCAAAGGCACTCAAAGTGAAAAATTAATCCAAAAATATGGACTTACCCATCTTTCAACAGGAGACTTGTTCCGAAAACACTTAGGTGAGGGGACAGAGTTAGGCCTTCTTGCAAAGAAATATATGAATGAAGGACATTTGGTTCCAGATGAGGTGGTTATTAAGATGGTAGAAGAAAAAATCAGTGAGACCCAAGATTCCCAGGGTTTTATTTTTGATGGATTTCCTAGAACTACCGCTCAAGCTGAGGCTTTGGATAAAATGCTTGCCAAGCATGAGCTGGAAATCTCAGGAATGATCGCTTTGGATGTGCCTCAGGATATTCTCAGAGAGAGAATTAAAGAAAGAGGAAAGACTTCCAATAGAGCAGATGATCAAGATGACGAAAAGATTACTACGAGGATTCAAGTATATATGAATGAAACTCTTCCAGTAGCATCTTATTATGAAAAGCAGGGAAAGTTTCAGAAAATCAATGGAGTAGGAGAGATAAGTGAAATCTTCAATCAAATCACTTCCGTGATTGATAGCTA